The genomic region TGCTACTCCCATGGGAAACAAGAGTCTGATGAGGAGTTTGATGCTCGCTGGGTGACATACTTCAACAAACCAGACATCGATGCCTGGGAACTGAGGAAAGGTAAGAGGActgaagagagatttttatgctaACACAGAGGATAAAATTTCTTGCTGCCAGCTATTGGTGACTGAAAATGTGGTGTCTGTGGGACTCTGGGTCTGAGAAATAGGAAGTGTTTCTCTCTAGCACTACTGAGCTGGCTTCTTTTGCGGTTTTTTGGTTATCAGCTGGAGTTTCCTGCCTCCCTACTGTGACCTAATGGAGCAGTGGCTTGCTGCAACGCATAATGGCACAAGAGTGTACAGACAGGGCTGGGGGCTCTGGAAGAGGCTGTAAATGGGGGAAGAAAGGTGGCACATAAGAATTGGGGAAGGGAGTAGAGAAAGcaaggtaggggaagagaagagaataGGATCTGGGCATGCCTTATAATTTGGGGATGATATTTTGTGGGTGTTCATGTACCCTTTCAAGAAGTTAGGTAGCACCATCAAGGTAAGCAGAAGAAAATGGGTGTCTTCTGCCAAAATGGTGCATTGACACCTATGCTGTGATTTTCGGTATGATCACATGTATCAGAAAACAACTTCCTTCTCCCTTTATTCTTTCCTCCTTCCAGCTGCTAATACACTAATCTCTAGTTGAACAAATATGgcaagagaacttttttttttagtctaaTATAGTTAGACCTAAAATTTGATCTACAGACCTTCATCTGTTCTTTATGCAGTGGGGAAAACTCTTTTAGATGTTCCTTCTGTTAGGGCTGCCATTGGCTGAGAAATGAGAGCCTTGTCCATCTCAGGTCTCACTCTGTGGAACTCTTGCCCTAGAGCATTTGCACATTGAGGCATCTTTATTTActatcttataaaatacagctGAAATTGTTTCTTTACAGTCAGATGTTTGAAATATCAAGGAGAGGATTAAGTAGAAGTCTTGGGGGAGCGGGGCAAACTACATCTTCATTGGCCTGATTTATACGCTTTTTAGCTCTTTCCATTCTTCTGCAGCAGATCTTACTAgtggtgtttttatttttttttggcatgtatccattttttatgaatgtttttaattgTAATCTGCACAGACCTTTGGATATTGCGGCCAATAAATCTGTAAATAGTATTCCTATAGCCTCATAAAAAATGGTAGCATAAAATAGAATCATTTCTTACCTCTGTCTAGGCTCGATGATATAACTATTGCTGCCATGAGCCTCTTCACTTGTTCATTAAATGTTTGTGCCATTGTCTTGCTTAAGATACTTCATGAGGATGTCAGCAGGCCTATTATGAAAGTCGTCTTTAAAGGACACCTTCCTGCTAGCCTTAAGGAGAGCCTTTTTCCGGCCAATTCTTTTAAGAGCAGTTAAGAATCTTTCATATTTTTCAATCTATCTGCCCATTTCATCCCTGCCCTTTCTGAAAAATGTTATTGAAAGTGCTGTCTTAAAACATGTAAAATACATTAGAAACATTCAGTTCTCAATACTGATTTGGTTTCTCGTAAGGTGATTGGTACCAAGACCCTTCTATTATCCAGTTTAGATCTTTTCAGTCAAGGGTTTGATAGCAGCCAAAACTATGCCCTCATTTTACTAGATGCATTAGCTGCGTTGGCTTCCCTCAGTCACAAGATATATTATCTCAGTTGAGGGATATTGGACTGTCTTGAGCTGGTTCCTTATCCTATCTTGCAAAATGCTCCTACCAAGTAAGAATTGATTCTTCAACTTCCTCCTGGCACGTAGATGATTTGGGCTTACCACAAGAATGAGCGCTTTCTGTggccctatttaacatctatatggccccaatttatgaattgctgtcCAGTTTTAGGGTAAGCTATTGATTGTATGCCaatgacatacagtttttcatGGGCTTTGACTTGTGGCATAGTATAGATTTGCTCTTCAGCTTGTTAAAACATGGATATTTTAATAAGAAATTAgccctttagaaaaaaaaatggaggtgatTATTTTGAAAAGATTCCCATCTGAGTCTTTCAGTTTTGACATACCTGTTCTAAATACGATCAGAAACTTGGGCGTGGTTAGTCTGAACTAGCAATGAGGGCCCAGGTTAGGTCCATAGCAAAAACAGCGTTTTTCAAATTGTGGGTGTTGGGTCGGCTGAAGCACTTGCTTGCCTCTCCAGTCTTTTGGACAGTACTCCAAGCTTTGGTTTTAACTagcttggattattgcaattcactttatCTTGGGTTGCCAGCAAATGTGCTAAGAGCTTTCTAGCTTACAAAGAACACTGCAGTGCATATTATCACTGGTCCCAACTGTTACGCTCATATTACTCTTGTGTTGTTCTTCCTTAATTGACTGCCAGTTCAATGGCTGATCAAGTACATGGTGACACCATTGATTCATAGGTTGCAGAGTAATTCTTCTTCCCTCTGGGTTTAGGCCATCCTGCACATCTGTAATCCACCTTGCACACCATGCTGGCTAATCTTTCAGAAACCAGGGACAACTTTCTCAGTTACAGGCCCTGTATTTTGCAATTCATTACTTGAACTGCACCTATTGTCCTGTACTCGGACATTTACAAAACAATTGAAAGCGTTCTTATTAGACAGGATTTTGAGGTTGGTGATTGAACTAGCAGATTGTACCAGATACATTTACCATCAAGCATTCTTACTTTGATCGACTTTTGAAGTTGAGCAATTATTTGCAGGTTGTACCAGACAAGCTGGTGCACGTACCGGCCTTCAAAAAACCAAAATGTTACAGATTTTATAAGTTGTTATGCAACACCTGTCTTTACACTAATGTATTAACAAACCCTTCAAAGAATTTTATATTTGTTGAAAGAGGCAGATCACCATGAAGCGCTTCATGTAACCCTCAAATGGGAAGTGCTTTGAGGAGATGATTTTAAAAACTTGTCATTTAAAAATTGTTGCTATGCTGTCTTGTACTTTTGAAGGGGGATTGTATATATTCAGTTGCCATGAGGGTGGTATGTGAGTCAGAGCAAAGATGCATATTAATGGAGTAGTGTATCAGTTGGCACTTGCCTCTGCTGTGCTGCAGCAGAACTGGGAGAGTGGTATACTCCTATTAGCATGTGAACAAGGATCTGTTTCATTCTAGAAAAATTAGAGCTTTATTGGGAAATTTGTTTTAGttgcatgtgcatattttaagCTATATATCCGTTATAAAAATATTAGGGGCTCCGGGTGATTACTTCAGTATGAcagtgcatgcacacacagatgaatccGGCAGGCCCCAGCAGGAGAAGCATGGGCAGAGCCCCAGAGACTGGAGAAATGCAAGACTGCTTGCAGTGGTTTTGAAATAAACAAGTCACTGACCTGGCCAACAGGGAGAGCAGGCAACAACAGTTACACAAGGAGCCAGAAACCAAAAAAACTCCAGCCCTGACTCTACAGCATATGGGAATCACTAATTGGGTTGCAGGCTGGTTGAAGAAGCATCGAGCCAGCAAACAAAGCAAACTCAAGCCTTGTGAAAACTTCAGGTCACATAGGCAACAGCAAGGGGCTAGAGGATGGGGGAAGAAGGATGAAGCATGGAGACAAGTACAGAGTTTGCACGAAGAATGTAGATAAAGTGAGGAAGTAGACTAGGAAGGATGACAAAGTGAAGAGTAGAATGAGAAGTATCCACACTGCTGCAACCCACAAACACATTTCAGCCCCCACTCACACCACCTCACCTGAAACACATCTCCCTATATTCCCACCCATATGCAGTCATACCACACACATCACCCGAAGGCCGCTGCCAACACTTGCCCTGCTGCACACTACCCAAAAGCAATCTCCATTACCACTCACACTACCATAAACCCTGTCATGACAATCTCCTTACATCAATGACAGTACCCCCACCACTCAACGCATATCATACCTCAACATAACCATGTACTTCATCACAAACCCAATCACAACTCAGCCCCTTCCCTCCAaacctacctccccccccccccctccctcggtGAGCCTATTGACTCACATGCTACCACACATGCACACCTACTCCCATTTCTCCACTCCTACAGAGCAAAtacaagacaccccccccccccacacctggaGCTTCTAGAACACACATGCAGGTCTTGAAGTTATAAAATGCACTCTTTGAAGTTGGCATGCAGTCAATTCTAAACtcttcttttttggggggtttccCTTAACATACATGCATGCCGCGTCTGAGGGGAAAAAATGGAGGGGCAGAATTCTGTAGCTCTCTCCCTAGTCAGTCACCCTACCCAGCCATTCCTTGCATTTTATACATAGACAGGTTAAGTCCAGAGCACAAAGCTCAGTGGTGGGTAGGGTGGGCAAGTAAAGTCATATTTTCTTCTAAGAACAGAAAACTCATTTGTGATGTATGTACCTCCTATTTCagctttcatttttaaatagttGAATAATTTCTTTCTTACTGACAGGCATGAATACTTTGATTGGTTATGACTTGGTTCCAGAACCAAAAATCATTGATGCAGCTTTGAGGGCGTGCAGACGGTTAAATGATTTGGCCAGTGCAATTCGCATTTTAGAAGCTGTAAAGGTCAGTGAAGTAACCAAAGTTCTTAATGTTTTCCATTTTGGATTTCTTAGGTAAAATCAACATTGTTCCTGGCATTTTTGTTTTGCTGACCTGTTCTGATTAGCTCATAGGCTAACCTTATTCCATTTCAGGTAAAGCTTCTGCTGTTTACATTTGAAATCATGTACATGggcaaatggagaaaaaaaattccctttCAGTGCTGGCAGAAGCCATCTTTGTCACTAGCAGCAGCAAAAAGCAGTCTCATCAGTAGTCCTTATCCATGAAAATTTTCAGTGTATGATCTTGCAGATTTTTATATGCATTGTTGCAGCAAAAGAGTGCAATTTAATGTACTTTCCTTTTTGTTTCATATTCACCTATGCCTGCTGCTGTCTGTAATGGTATCTCTTATGCTTCATGTGAGTCTTAGGGATTTGGAAACTGGGGTGGTTATCCCTGTTTCATAGCTGTTCTAATTGTTTTGATAAATTAAGCATCAGGGGAAATTTTGAAATGAAAAGTAAAGATTTTTCATGTTAAGCTTTGCAGTTTGAGAGACCTCTCCTTTAATTAGAGCTGACTCTGTTCTGACAGGGTTAGAACAAGGTGGAGTTACTGCATTAGCATCAAATCCTAAAGTATTtaccacattttttattttttttgaaggttgcaAACCTGGGAAAGAGTAGTAAGAATCCAGCAATTGACATTTTAAACTGAACACTCCTAACTTgcaagctggaaggaaggagtTAATGTGAAtttcaggctttctgcttttACCCAGAAACTGACTGTTCCTTTTTAATGCAGGATAAAGCAGGACCTCACAAGGAAATCTACCCTTACGTTATTCAGGAACTTAGACCAACTTTGAATGAACTAGGAGTCTCCACTCCAGAGGAATTAGGCCTGGATAAAGCATAACACTGTGGGTAAGAAGAATTTCCTTCCCAAATCCTGGACAGGACTTGCCATTTTGTTCATTTATTGGAGCACAACTCTCTGGTAAAATTCAACTCCCCATTTTTTTGGGAAGTACATTCTCCAGTGGCTTTTGTGCTTGAATGTCTGTCTTTGCTAAGCATTATTCAATTTCACATCCCTGGAATCCTGGTCACATGGCATAACCAAGACTTCATGAAGAAAACCGTATAAACCTATTGCTGTTTATGGTCACATAAGAATTCTgtccagctttgaaaattggttgaGATGagatggcatttatttatttatttttaatttttctatgccgaaattcctgtatgagatacaaatcaatccggtttacagagaacgggAACTCGCCCGGGGCTTGTCGGGCCGGggctttttacattaaaacattaaaatttacATTACATTGCATTAAAactttttacattgaaacagttaAGCATGGCTTATTTACAGTAATAGATAAACATAGTAAACAGTTAAATATACAGATCAAAGTAAGTAGCTCCGATCAACATGAGTAAGAAGCAGATAGGCATGCTTGTtctactgggttttttttttggtttttttttcttccatatcTTTGCAAAATTTGGTTAAGGGGGAAAGTTTTGATTTGGAATTGACAACACATTCTAAAATGCATTAGCCTTTTGTACTTGATATAAAGATGTGGGTGTTCTTATATAACAACCCCTAATTTCAAAACAAGATTATGTATACCTTTTAACATATTTTACAGATTTAAgtctgaaacacattaaaaaaaatagtttatatTTTAACATATGTCGCCATCTAACACTGAAGTATCCCTCTCTGCAACAGTACCATCTTATTTACTGTTGGTGCTTGAAAATATCATCCTCCATGTCTTTACTCCAAACCATGTCATGGATCATACATTCTTCTGTATGTGGGCAGTAACAGTGTAAACTCTGGAATAAGTAAACTGCATTTCTCTTCTTTTGTAGATGGGGTCAACCCAAGGATTTTATTGTTGATGCTACTTGATTGTACACAGCCACCAGAAGATGCAA from Rhinatrema bivittatum chromosome 13, aRhiBiv1.1, whole genome shotgun sequence harbors:
- the LOC115074960 gene encoding cytochrome c oxidase subunit 5A, mitochondrial, whose product is MLGAALLRRGASAGIRNLVRSRPQPQPAAAAASAVLAARCYSHGKQESDEEFDARWVTYFNKPDIDAWELRKGMNTLIGYDLVPEPKIIDAALRACRRLNDLASAIRILEAVKDKAGPHKEIYPYVIQELRPTLNELGVSTPEELGLDKA